CTTTTCCTGCGCGGAGTCAGGCTTGGGCATCCCGTGTATATTTATTAGTTTTAAAGCAGCGCAAACCCCCTTACACACCGCTCCCACCTCAGAGGCCCATTGGGCGCCAGTGACCTTTCCTGGAGGATGTGCATTAAATATTCAGTCGCAGCCCAGTGTCATCTGCGTTAGGTTCCTACAATTTCAGGAACAAAAGGGTAGAGGAGATTACTAATAAAAGGAGTGAGAGGAAATATATTTCTATTAACACTTACACCCTGGGGTCACCCCGATGAATTTTGTTTGGGGAGGACTAATAAAACGAGAAGAAAGTGGTATTTCTGTGAGTTTGCAAGCTGCTAAGATTTTCCTGCTGCCCGAAATGTTGACATTGACTTTATGGCAAATAAAAGCAGAcgattttttccctctttccgCCACCACCgccaaggcagagcagaaatTTGCAttgcccgctgctgctgctggctgaacCCCTCCTTCTTGCTTTCCTTCCTCGGCCTGAATTCTCTAGGCTGGTCTCCCTCATAAAGCTGAGCTGTCCTCACCCCTCTTAAAACCAAGCTGTCCTCATCCGTCTCCCCCCTCTCCGGTCCAGCTGCCCTCCTGGGGGTGCCGCAGGCAagcggccggggccggggctctGGGACTCGCGTCGGGCAGGAGCGCTGGGGGAGAGAGCGAGCTGTCACATCCCGGGGCTCCCCTGTGTCTGCAGGTACGGGACCATGGACGGCGGGACGCGGAGGAAAAACGCCACCCGAGAGACCACCAGCACGCTGaaggcctggctgcaggaacATCGCAAGAACCCCTACCCCACCAAGGGCGAGAAGATCATGCTGGCCATCATCACCAAGATGACCCTCACCCAGGTCTCCACCTGGTTCGCCAACGCCCGCCGGCGGCTCAAGAAGGAGAACAAGATGACCTGGCCCCCGCGGAACAAGTGCTCTGACGAGAAGCGGCCctatgaggaagaggaggaggaggaggaggagggttcGCAGGAAGAGGCGATGAAGAGCGGGAAAGCCGAGGGTACCCTGCTAAAACCAGGCACTTAGCGGTGCGGCCGCGGGGGCTCGGCCGGCAGCTCGCCCCCGGGGCGGGCCTCGCTGGTGGGGGCGGCCGCGGGCCTCGCTGGTGGGGGCGGCCGAGGGGCAGCGCGGCGCCGACAGTGACCGTGTGTCTTGTTTTTGCTGTCCCttcccccgcccccgccccgcagAACCCACGggcaaggaggagaaggagctggagctcagcGACCTGGAGGACTTGGACGCCGCCGAGTCGGAGAGCTCGGAGTGCGAGCTGCGGCGGCCCTTCCCACACCCGCTCCCGCACCCGCATCCGCACCCGCTCCCGGGCGGCAGCCACCCGCCGCGGGCCGCCGAGCTCCCCGCCAAGATGCCGCCGCCGGCTGCCgccggggaggaggaggagcaggaggaggtggcgGCAGAGCGGGCGCGGAGCTGCCTGAAGACGGCGGCGGAGGAGTGCGGCCCCGACCCGCTGGGCGCTCGGCAGCGCGGCTGTGAGTCCAAGATGTGCTtccagcaggggcagcagctgctggaggcgaagCCCAGGATTTGGTCCCTGGCGCACACTGCCACCTCGCTCAACCAGGCCGAGTACCCCTCCTGCATGCTGAAACGGCCGgggggctcggccgcctccgccgctcccgccccggTCAGCGTCATGGACAGGCACCAGGATTCGCCGGTCACCAACCTCAGGAACTGGGTGGACGGGGTGTTTCACGACCCCCTGTTCAGGCACAGTACTTTAAACCAAGCCCTGAGCAACACAACAGTTTCCTGGGCTACCACCAAAGGAGCCATTCTGGAAACGGGCGCCTTGGGACGCGCGGTGGGGAACGGCGCCAATGTGCTCAAGGGGCAGCTCTCAAACCTGGCCCACCATGACTCAAACAAAGAGTTTCTGGCGTTTCCCAAATCAGGaagcaaaatgttttgttcCTAACAGGCCCGCCGAGGGGCAAAGGACTTTCTAACGCTTGAAGAGTCAGCTACACTGAAAAGAGACTTGCAAgagtttaaatttaaatataaaactttttcttcctttttttttttttaacaaacaaCATAAACGAGGATTTAAAGTTCAGTTTGCTCAGTTCAACGGAAAGACTTTGCTCATTGCTGTTCTGAACATTTTCTCCTGGCTGCGACTTTAAGGGATCAATGTCGTGAAAGTTATTTAATTCCATGTCCAAAAAGCACGTACTATAGTGTAGACCTACTTAAAAAGTTTACATCCGAAAGTTTACAAACGGGaaattttaattcagatttAATTTAAGGCATGCCGACATTAGTTGTAAAGACTTTTCGAGAGTTTTTCCTCCTGATTTCCTTGTTAGCATATAATTCACAAACAGCACTTCTACTAAGTTTACACCTAATGCACAAATTTAtcttgacagaaaaaaatatgttaaagGGTATGCTCACTCCAATAAATTGTCTGTTTCAGAGGTAACACAAGTGGTGGCGTTTTGCATTGGGCAACAAACAACTTCTGTGTTTCAAATTCCCCCTCGGAGCCGATCCCGGTAATTCCAAGGACTGTCAACAGGCTGCCGGGAGAGGGGAAGAGAGGCTCAGCGCAGCGCTGCCGCGGTACTGAGGACGGAGCCCGGGAGGCAAGCTGCGCGCAGGAGGGATGCTGGGCTGAGCTCCGGGCGGGCCGTGCCTCCGCGGGGCAGCGCCGAGCCCCGGCCGCCTCCCGGGCCGACAGCGGGGGCTCCGGCTGCCCGCCGAGGCCCGGAGGGGCGGGAGCATCcctctcttccccctcccctccttcccgAGCTGCGGGCGGGCGGGGGTCGGCCCCCAAGGGCCGGGCTCTGCCGCGGCGTCGCCTCCGCCGTGCGCGGAGCAATTGATTCACATGGAAAATTTGATCTTTTAAAGAACCGTTTTAGctttccagctcctctgccagtgCGGAGAATCGCTGATCAGCCATGAATATTTCAGCACTTCAGTACAGATGCTTTACCGTTTTGACATTAAATAGAGTGCAGCTaacaaaaagagagagggaggaagagcgCTCTCGACGTGTGATTCAGGAGCACTCGCAGCCAATTTACCGCTTAGATAACAGGCGCttaaaagatttcatttccttccccGGAATGAGAACAAACTTTACTGATCCCCGGGCCGGGAGACAGGGAGAACTGCTGGAAAAGAAACTGCGAGGCAATAATAGATACCGGCTTACCCGGGCTGGCCTAAAACCCCCGAGCCTCGGCGCCCGGCGCGGCGAAGAACCGAGAGCACCTGAAGGACCCAGCTGACATCGGCATAAGCAGAAGAGCTTTCCTTGCCTCCCAGCCTTCTcgcccatcccaccccagcgGCTCCCCGTCGGTCCATCCCTCttcacaataaataaataacacaaTGAAGGGGGAAATATACAAAGGCAACTATAAACGCAACCGAGAAAACACTCTGCCAAAATATAACGTGCTCCAGCCAGCGAAGTTTCTAGCGAGACCTGTTAGTGCAAGGACTGAATAAAGGAATCCAGGTGCGGAGATCAGATCAAGcccttcccctctctgtgaGCAGCCGTAATTGGATTGTATCCAGTCATATTCCCTGTCATTGTATTGACTTTCGCTCTCTTGGATGATATTATCGAGATCACTGAACCCCTCTGCTGATCTGGCTGTCAAAAGGCTCAGACAGGAGCCCCCGGCCTGGAAAACGTGCATCAGCCGAGATAATTTGAagtgaaattttcattttgacaGTAAACCCCTCAATTTCTAAAGGCTCTGCACCCGGAGAGCTCGGTGGCAGGGGGAGGCTTTACAGAAAGCCCACGTCTTAAACTGAAAAGGGCAAAAGAACTCGAATTAGTTGTAATAGATAAAAGGGCAAAAATAAAGAGTCAAGGGTACTTGACAGTAATAGCGAAAGTGGAGTCTCCGGGGAGCCGCGATCTGAGCTAAAGGCTGGGCCGGCAGGAATTTTAATGCAGCCGGGGCGGCCGGCGAGCTTTGCCTCTGAAACCCTTTAGacaaagcaaattattttcagcCAAACTAAAGAGACGGGGATGAAGGAGGcgagggagagggaaagggaggaaggcGAGCGTTCGGGCTGCCCTCAAACCATTGGTAGAGTCAAGCGGGATGGGGCACAAACCCCTCAGAGTGCTGCGAGGGTGATGTTAAAGCGGGGAGGTTTGCGTGTGCCAGCCTTGCTGGATGTGTAGGGACTGGAGGGGACACGAGGGCTCCCGGTGGGCTTCGGTATCCATGCGACAGAGGCTCTGTGGAGTGGAAGGGAACTCCATTTTTTCTTCTAACACAGCCACAGCCGAGTGTGTGTGTGGATTCTGTGTGTCTGCATGCAAGGAGAGGTCTCATCCACCGAGCAGCCAAAAATCTCTCTCAGCCTGAAAAGCTCCCTGACTTTGAGGAGCGCCGGCCCCCGCCGgcctccctgggctggctctCAGCGGGAGACCCCGCAAGCCATAAAAAGTCATTTTACTAGTCATTGCTGGCTGGCTTTGGCTAGGTCCAGGATTCAGTTCGGACATCCCGTTGTTTGGAAGACAACACTCTgcctctccccccaccccttccctcctccGGACTTAAAATAAAGGTGATAACACAGTGGGCAAAACACAGGCGCACTGAAATAACAGAAGCCCAAAGAAAAGTGGATCAACACTTTATCCTTTCATTTCCGTGTTATTGTTGTTAGAAAACAAGTTTGACTAAGTTTATGACTGCTGTATAACATGAGTAGGGCTCTCCAGACCAGGGAACAGGCTGTATCTCGGGTCTGGTAAATCTGTGCGTGCTCACACCAAAACATTGCCCATCCTGAGAGGAGACCGTGTCACTGaagggggagggaaaagagTTTCTTGCTTTAATACACAAACATTATTTAGATCAGCCATGAAATGCAGAGGTCTTTCAAAAGGGTTGGAGTTcttgttgtttggttgttttgatttttttttaaaatatgaacaaATGAGTGTGAGAAATTAAATTTGCCATTAGATTCAATAGCAGGAGTCAAAGATCAGGTTCTGCTGCTTTAGAGGAAGCTGCAGGGCTGAAAGGGAAAGCCATGCAGCTAGTATGTCTATACAAAGCAGAAATATAAAGGCAGACTGagaaagaaggaggagggaaaaaaaatcatagagaaACGTCTTGAAACTGAGAGACTCTAAATCATTCAGCCATGGCAAATTCAAACACACAAAGGAGGGGATGCTAAATTAACAGTGCTTTTTACATAGAGCCCAAATAAAACTGTAATCAGCGACGCGTTACTTTTCATTAAGCGAGTTTGACAGGAGCATATTCAGCCTCGACAAGGGAACAGGAGCAAAGAAATATACGGCTCTCCCAGCCCGAGTCATAAGATAATTCCTTAAGCTCCATTAACAACTCTTAGCCGCAGGAAATGGGCTCCCTGAAAACATCTCCAAATCTAAAAGCTTTATCGACCTCTCAAACCTCTGCTGATggttctatttttttaaaaaaacttagaGGCGAGACGTCCAGCAAGGTAATAGACTTTGACACAACACCTTCTTAActagagagagagaggcagagaaaacGAGACCTTAAATGATATTTAAAAGGCAGCCAATTAAGATTTAAAATGATTGTCTCCTGAGATTATGCATGCGATTTATGtcatctacttttttttcccagacatGCATGCAAAATTGCAGTGGGGCATATTGCCTGATCCTtaaatgatgatgatgatgatgatgataataataataatagtaataataatagaagAAACATTAGCAATTAACAATCTGTAGCTATCACACATAATTGCAAATGACGATCCAGGAAAGAACTTGTGTTTAGGTAACCTGATTACAGAGCACCTTGCAACAGCCAGCTTATTTATAGGTGTCTAATTAAAAGACAGATAGATGAAATTATTCGCACATTATCCACTAATGTCCAGGAGcacatttctttttatcttgAGTGAATATTTGACTATTAAATTCACGTAATTAATTTGTAGTTAAACAACCCAGTGTagcagctccttcccactgGCCACATGAAGATTTTGTGTCTAAGAAGATTTTGTCTTGCAAGACTGActatatatttttaagataTAATGGTTCAGAAGGAGACTCTGACTTACTACAGTCTTTTTGCTACACGTTTGCCTTTTCCATTTAAATCTGACCTTCAAATAATATGAAGGCTTGCATGTGTGAAAATGTATCCAGTTAAATGCCAAGAAAAGAGTTAATGCTCACATTGTACCATTTCATGCAGAAATTTAgtgaaatgcaagaaaatattATAACTAGCTGGTTTTGTAAGAGATCAGAAATTGTTTCAATGAGTGTGATTTCTAGATgaatgaggagaaaaacaatCATTCAAACACCACAGTGTTTTGGCCAAAGGTCAAAGTGTTTTGGACCCCAC
This Haemorhous mexicanus isolate bHaeMex1 chromosome 1, bHaeMex1.pri, whole genome shotgun sequence DNA region includes the following protein-coding sequences:
- the IRX4 gene encoding iroquois-class homeodomain protein IRX-4 — encoded protein: MSYPQFGYPYSSAPQFLMSTNSLTTCCESSSRTLAETGAAASAQTPVYCPVYESRLLATARHELNSAAALGVYGGPYAGPQGYGNYVTYGTEAPAFYSLNSLDAKDGNGSAHAGIAPAAAYYPYDHTLSQYQYDRYGTMDGGTRRKNATRETTSTLKAWLQEHRKNPYPTKGEKIMLAIITKMTLTQVSTWFANARRRLKKENKMTWPPRNKCSDEKRPYEEEEEEEEEGSQEEAMKSGKAEEPTGKEEKELELSDLEDLDAAESESSECELRRPFPHPLPHPHPHPLPGGSHPPRAAELPAKMPPPAAAGEEEEQEEVAAERARSCLKTAAEECGPDPLGARQRGCESKMCFQQGQQLLEAKPRIWSLAHTATSLNQAEYPSCMLKRPGGSAASAAPAPVSVMDRHQDSPVTNLRNWVDGVFHDPLFRHSTLNQALSNTTVSWATTKGAILETGALGRAVGNGANVLKGQLSNLAHHDSNKEFLAFPKSGSKMFCS